In one Nicotiana tomentosiformis chromosome 6, ASM39032v3, whole genome shotgun sequence genomic region, the following are encoded:
- the LOC104084990 gene encoding rhamnogalacturonan I rhamnosyltransferase 1-like, giving the protein MGLKGTALGESRVEKLKNCIVYRSRMKLWIIRVTTSVLLWICLVQLTILGETWGPRVLKGWPSCFSHESTSLLVVKSSPAVPARVLPPKRVYRNNGYLMVSCNGGLNQMRSAICDMVAIARYLNVTLIVPELDKTSFWADPSEFQDIFDVDHFITSVRDEVRILKELPPRLKKRVELGTIHTMAPISWSDISYYHNQILPLIRMHKVVHLNRTDARLANNGQPMEIQKLRCRVNFGALKFTPQIEELGRKVIRLLREEGPFMVLHLRYEMDMLAFSGCTQGCNKEEVEELTRMRYAYPWWKEKVINSDLKRRDGLCPLTPEETALTLRALDIDPSIQVYIAAGEIYGGERRMANLAAAYPNLVRKETLLEPSELRFFQNHSSQMAALDYLVSLESDVFVPTYDGNMAKVVEGHRRYLGYKKTILLHRRLLVDLIDQHNGGSLTWDEFSTAVKEAHVERMGNPIQRLVIQDRPKEEDYFYSNPCECLESSYEDETLSNI; this is encoded by the exons ATGGGGTTAAAAGGGACAGCTTTAGGGGAGAGTCGTGTAGAGAAACTGAAGAATTGTATAGTATATAGGTCTAGAATGAAGCTATGGATTATAAGGGTAACTACATCTGTGCTGTTGTGGATTTGTTTGGTTCAATTGACTATATTGGGAGAGACTTGGGGTCCTAGGGTTTTAAAAGGCTGGCCCTCTTGTTTTTCTCACGAATCCACTTCACTACTCGTCGTTAAATCGTCCCCTGCGGTCCCTGCTAGAGTTCTTCCACCAAAGA GGGTTTACAGGAATAATGGTTACCTCATGGTTTCATGCAATGGTGGGCTTAATCAAATGCGGTCAGCG ATATGTGATATGGTTGCTATAGCAAGATATTTGAATGTGACTCTTATTGTTCCTGAGCTGGATAAAACCTCCTTTTGGGCTGATCCGAG TGAATTTCAAGACATATTTGATGTTGATCATTTCATAACGTCCGTGAGAGATGAAGTTCGAATATTGAAGGAGCTACCTCCAAGACTGAAGAAGAGAGTAGAGTTAGGAACGATTCATACCATGGCTCCTATTAGTTGGTCCGACATTTCCTACTACCATAATCAG ATTCTTCCCTTAATTCGGATGCATAAAGTAGTTCATTTGAACAGGACTGATGCTCGGCTTGCCAATAATGGGCAACCTATGGAAATTCAAAAGCTAAGATGCCGAGTTAACTTTGGTGCTTTGAAATTCACCCCTCAAATAGAAGAGTTGGGTAGAAAGGTTATCAGACTACTCAGAGAAGAGGGTCCTTTTATGGTTCTGCACCTGAGATACGAAATGGATATGTTAGCTTTCTCTGGCTGTACTCAGGGATGCAACAAGGAGGAGGTTGAAGAGTTGACAAGAATGAG ATATGCTTATCCATGGTGGAAAGAGAAAGTTATAAATTCAGATTTGAAAAGAAGAGATGGTCTATGTCCTTTGACACCTGAGGAAACTGCTCTTACTTTAAGAGCATTGGACATCGATCCTAGTATTCAAGTCTACATCGCTGCTGGGGAAATTTATGGTGGAGAAAGGAGAATGGCTAATCTTGCAGCAGCTTACCCAAATTTG GTAAGGAAGGAGACACTTCTAGAGCCTTCTGAGCTGAGGTTCTTTCAAAATCACTCCTCCCAGATGGCTGCATTAGATTATCTCGTTTCTCTGGAGAGCGATGTTTTTGTTCCTACTTATGATGGAAACATGGCTAAAGTTGTCGAAGGACATCGCAG ATATCTTGGATACAAGAAAACTATCTTGTTACACAGAAGACTTCTGGTGGATTTAATAGACCAACATAACGGTGGATCATTAACATGGGATGAGTTTTCTACCGCTGTTAAGGAAGCTCATGTTGAACGTATGGGCAACCCTATACAGAGATTAGTCATTCAAGACAGACCTAAAGAGGAGGATTACTTTTACTCCAACCCGTGCGAGTGCTTAGAATCATCTTATGAGGATGAGACGTTAAGCAACATTTAA